GGGTTGGGAATGAAGGTGAGAAAACTTTTGAGCTTTTGAATGTTTTCAGGACTTTTACGCTTTAGTAAACTAATAGCAATTTTGATAGCTTTTTCGTTATAAGAAGTCATTGTAGTAAACGCAGCATCTGCGCCCAGAAAAAGTTAAAAACAATGTCAAGCATTATTGGGTTTGTGGCGATTGCAATTTTAGCCGCAGGGTTTGAGCCAAAAAATAAAAGTCAAAAGGTTTGAAAAGAAATTTGCCTAGTTTTAGATAAGCTTGCCAAGGGGGGATATCTTCTAAAAATGAGCCAGTCATCAGCACAAAAGAAGTGATTGATGTTTGTGGATAATTTTGGAGTGCCGGCAAAAGCTGCAATCCCTCAAATTTTGCAAAGCTATGGGTGCAAACCGGCTGTTCTACATCGGCAAGCTGGTATTCCTTATCCAGCGTCTTGACTGTAATCACGTTAAATTCAGATAGCCTCAGCCCTTCTTCCAGAATTTGTAAAACCAGGGCATTTTTTTCAAGGCCTAGAATTTTATACATAGTTTTAATCAGGTTGGTGATCTCTTACCACAACCTGAATATAGAAAAGAGTTATGAATTTTTTATGAAAGTAAAGAAATATAATACTTATTCGTTCCAACTGAGGAGAGAACGCATCTGCTTTACTAAATCTGGGGCTTTAAAGGGCTTAGTAATAATTCCCACAACCGGCAGCTTAACAAACTCTTGTTGCTCAGAAATTTGGGCTTTGGCCGTCAACAAAATTACCGGAATCCCCTGTGTGACCGAGTTGGCTTGGAGATGTTGAAAAGTCGCAATCCCATCCATTCCAGGCATCATCACATCCAGAAGAATCGCATCTGGTTGTTCAATCTGAGCGATCTCCAGTCCTTCCTGACCAGATGCAGCCACCAGTACCTCCCAACCGGCAATCGCTTTTAGAGAGATTTGGGTAATTTTGCGAATGCCTGGTTCATCGTCCACAATCAGAATACGCTTTAACATATTTTCGCCTGCTTTTGACATTAATTTTTATGTTGAGGGTTGTCAATTTTCTTCCCTCACCATTGGTATTGTGAAGTAAAACGTGCTGCCCTCGCCCATCCTACTTTCTGCCCAAATTTCTCCTCCATGTTGGCGCACAATACTGCGACAGATGGCAAGTCCTAGGCCGGTGCCCCCCTTATCACGAGAATCAGACGCATCGACCTGGTGAAAGCGCTCAAAAATACTCTCCAAACTATTAACAGGAATCCCCCGCCCCTGATCGCGGACAGTGAATAAAAGAAAAGATTGTGTCTCCTTAAGTTGCATTAAATTAACTGATAACTGAATGACTGAATAACGGGGAGAAAACTTAATCGCATTACTAAAAAGATTGGTGAGAACTTGGATAAGTCGATCCGGATCTGCCTCTATTTGAAAATCACAAGAATTGGCTGTGAGAGAAAGTTCTGCTTGATTTGCCATTTCCTGCATCTGAGCTATCGCCGTATCAACCAAATCATTAACCTTGCAAAGATGCTTTTCTAAGCGGATTTTCCCTGATTCTAAGCGCTCTAAATCTAAGATATCATTGACCAACCGAACCAAACGATCAGTACCTTCTGTCGCAATCTGAATTGTTGCCTCACCCTCTTCAGAAGCTGGGTCAATAATTTTTTCACTTAGCAAACTAAGGGCAGCTTGCATAGAGGTTAGCGGAGTTCGCAATTCATGGCTCACAACCGAGATAAATTCGGCTTTCATTCGTTCCACTTTATAGCGTTCCGTAATATCTTCCCCAATACTAATAGTGCCAATTACCTGACCTGATGTATCTTGCAAAATAGTATTACTCCAGGCAATCATGCGTTCCTCACCCAATTTGGTAACAATGGGGTTTTGATAATGAGTATGAAAGTTGTGTTCTAAAACTTCTCGGAACACCAATTTTGTAGAAATTTTTTGACCGGGAGTAAGAAAGCTATCGAACCAGTCTTGACCGATGACTTCTTCCAATAGATATCCAGTAAGTTCTAAGAAAAAAGGATTGGCATATTCAACATTGCCATTAATATTCAAGCCAATTACAACCAGTTGGACATTATCGAGAAGAGAACGCCATCTGCGATCAGATTCTTGAAGCGAGGCTTCCATTTCTTTGCGTTCACTAATATCTAAAATCACACCCAAAGAACGCAAAGGCTGATTGTCTTCATCATAAATTGCTCGTCCTCGCGCCATAAGCCAATGCACTGAACCATCGGGATGAACGACTCGATATTCTGAGCCGTAGTCTATATGATTCTTGATTGAGTTAAGAAAATTCTCTTCACTGTACTCAACATCTTCAGGATGGATGCAATTTCTCCAATCTTGATAATTGGGCGCTGTTGAGCTTGCCGGTAGACCCAAGAGTTTAAAGTGATTGTCATTCCAGGTGAGATTTCCGCTAGGAATATGTAAATCCCAAAAGCCAAGGTGGCTCAAATCTAAAGCGAGTCGGCGTTGTTCTTCACTGTGTCGTAAAGCTGCTTCCATGATTTTACGGTCGTTTATATCCTGGTGAGTTCCAATCATCCGTAATGGATTGCCCTTTTCATCCCTAGCAACGACTTTGCCATAATCAGCGATCCATTTCCACTCGCCTGATTTTGTTTGCAAACGGTAATCAAACTGATAGCAAACCGCTTTGTTTTGCAGATATTGTGCCAACAGTTCTTTGACCCAGCACATATCATCAGGGTGAACCAACTGTTCCCAAGTCTCAACGGTATGAGGCAACTCATCCGGTTCATAGCCCAACATCTGCAAATATTGAGGACTATAATAAATCTCATTTGTTACAAGATTCCAGTCCCAGATACCGTCACCCGATGCTTCCAGTGCCAGTAGCAAACGCTCTTTGCTCTCGCGCAATGCCTGTTCAATTTGTTTTAACTGCGTAATATCCCTTCCAACGGCCTGAACTTCCAACAAATTACCCCCTTGATCGAATAGCATTCGGTTCACCCACTGAGTCCAGCGGACTTCTCCGCGACCATCAATCACCCGATTCTCAATAATGACGGTCGGATTCTCAATACTCATCGATTGAACTAATTCAGCCACTTTTTCCTGGTCTGCTTCGTAAATCACTGGGTTGTAGCTTTTGCCAATAATTTCATTTTCTTCGATGCCAAAGTATCGGCAATACGCTTGGTTGACAAATCTAATTGTGCTGTCTGGTGCAAAGCGGACAATCATTTCTGTTTGGTCTTCTACAATTGCCCGATAGCGAGCTTCACTGTGGCGCAGTTGTTTTTCAATTCGCCCTCGTTTAAAAAGTTCTTCTTGAAGACGATCATTAACTTTTTTAAGTTTTTCAGTTCGTTCGGCAACGCGGATTTCTAATTCTTCCTTGGCACGTCTCAATTCTTCTTCAGCTTTTTTACGGTTAGTAATTTCTTCACAAACTGTACTGATGCCGATAATGCGATCACCATCTTTTAATGGCAAAAAGCTCTCTAGCCAAGTTCGTTGGATGCCTGGTTGCGCCGGAGTTTCTCCGCTAATTTCCACATTTAAAACCGGCTCACCGGTTTCTAAAATGGAACGCAACAGTTTTTCGGCACTGTCTGCCATTTCAGGAAGTACCTCGCGTACTGTCCGGCCTAAATGTGCTTCTATGGGGAGTCCATTAATTTCAGCCAAACGCTGATTAATTCTAACAAAGCGAAGATTGCTATCTAAAATATTCAATCCAATCGGCGCTGATTGATAAATCGCTTCAATTTCTGCTAATTGGTGCTGAAGCTGAAGTTGGCTTTCCTGTAGGGATGCTTCTGTCTGTCTACGCTTGGTAATATCTTCAGCAAACAAAATAATGCCGCCAATCTCCTGATTCAATAGATACCAAGGACGTACTTCCCACCGAATCCAATGGATGCTACCATCTTCTCGCTCAAAACAATCTGCTTCGCATCGCTCAGTCGCACCGGCTAGACAGCGTTGATGAATTTGCTTCCATCGTTCGGGAATATCTGGAAAAATATCGTAATGCGATTGCCCAAGCAATGACTCAATCGATTCTAAATTGTATTCCTCAATCCACCGCTGACTTGCGATTAGATACCGCATTTGGCGATCAAACATGGCAATGCCGGTGGGTACATATTTAAAAAATAACTGTAGGATTTCTTCTCGTTGTTGCATCGCAAGTTCTGCGTGTTTACGGCGGGTGATATCGGTTAAAATCACCACACATCCTCGAAAATGGTTATCTAAATCTGTCAAAGGACGCGCATTTAAGACCAAATTAAAAACCTGTCCGTCCTGTCTTTGCAACTGAACTTCAGAGCCTTGGTAGCTTTTTCCTCGTAATACCGAAGTAATAGAAAAGGCAAGTTGACAATGAGTAAACTGTGAATTTGTCTGATCATTTAACTCTTGCTGGCTTGTTGGGGAGGAACGGTCGGGAACCCAATAAAGGGGGGAAAGTTTATCAAAAGATTGATGCTGAAGATTTTCACCCCAGAGTCGATTAGCAACATGGCTAGCCCCAATAATTTGACCGCTGTGGTTGCACACTAAAATCGCTTCACCGGCCTCCTCTAAAATTAAACGCGCCAATCGCTCTGATGCAATTATTTTTTCCTGAAGCTTTTGCTCAGTTAAATCTGTAATAACAATACAGTTAATCGAAGCATCACCCAAATTTTGATGATTCACTGATAGGTAAACAGGAATCTCCCCGCTATCGTAGGTCGTCAGAAACAATTCGGCAGAACTCAGTTCATTTTTTTCTGCTTGTTCAACTAATCTCTCAAAAATGGAAAGGTGTGGAAGATAAATTAATCGACTAAACTGAGAGCCGATCAACTTTTCTATAGGCTGTTTTAATAAATTGGCAAAACTTTTATTACAATATAAAATAAGTCCTTTAGTAGAGACAATAGCTGCTCCCTGTTGCATTTTCTCCACAATCAGCCGATAGGAATGGTCAGCACTTTGGAGGGTAAAAATTCGTTCACCTTCTTGTGTAGAAATAACAAGGGCATCGACTTCTCCCTTCTGGATTGCTTGCAGGGTTTCTTCGCTCATGGCCAAACGTTCACGCAAGCTTTCAATTTCCGCTAGTAACTCCTCTCTCGATTTTTGAGTATTTTCCATGAGTTTCTTAAGTATTTTAAACGATGTATTATTTTGGCAAAATATCTAACTCCAGTAAGGCTTTTTAAGTATTTAAAAAATCTCCATTTATCCGTTATAACGGGAAATAATGTAGTAAAAGATGATGTATTATTTAGGCAAAATATCTAAGCCAAGCAGAACTTTTTCAGTATTTGATAAATCTCCAATTACCCGTCGTAGAGGGAGAGGTAGTTGCTTAATTAAAGTCGGAATGGCAACAATATTATCAGATTTTATTTGTTCAGAAGCCTGGTAAATATCAATCACCTCTAACTCATACCGGCCTTGCAAATAGGTTTCGCAGAGGGATTTAAGACTTTGGATCGCTAGCATTGAACGGGGAGTAGTGCCCGCAATATATAAGCGCAGCCGATACTGATGCTTGTCTTGATTGGCGAGGGCTTGCTCAAAACTTGCACTCACATCATCATCATTTGCTTCTGAGGGCATTGGCGTTTCCTCCTTCAAAATTTCATTCACCATTATGGCTTTTAATCAATTGCCGGCAATTCAAGCCGATTGTTTATGACTTAATGGGTGTGATATCAAGCCCCAGCAGAACTTTGTCCTGGTTAGATAAATCCCCAATAATCTGCCGAATCGGACGCGGCAATTTTCTGACCAAGGTTGGAATCGCTAGGATTTGGTCTTGCTTCGCCAAATGTGGATTTTGGAGTAAATCAATTACTTCAATTTGGTATTGATTGTGTAGATGCTCTTCACATAGCTTCTTGAGGTTGGCGAACGCAGCTACAGATTTTGGTGTTTGTCCAGCAACATAAAGCCGCAGTTGCCACTGCTTCGCATCCGATACATTAACTTCATTATCTTGATTCATAGCCATATTTCCTATTTTTTATATCACTAACTCAACACAATTAATCAGCCCAACGAAGCTGCGCCATTATTTGTTGATTTTCGAGCATCCCTTCTTGCTCCAAATCTTCTGCCTGATTCAACAGAGCAAGTTCTGCTTTTTCGGTTTCCAGTTGCATTTGTAAGGCCGCAATTTGAGCCTGAGTCACCTGTCGTTGTTGTTCTAATTCTCGCCGGCGGGCGGCAATTTGTTGCTGCTGTCGCAGACGGGCTTGCTTGTCGGCGGACTCTTGGTTAGCGCGAGCCGTTCCCGTCAAAATCTGATTTTGTCCCAAGTAAACATCGATGAGTTCAACGCCTTGGTTGGTGA
This portion of the Leptolyngbyaceae cyanobacterium genome encodes:
- a CDS encoding response regulator, producing the protein MLKRILIVDDEPGIRKITQISLKAIAGWEVLVAASGQEGLEIAQIEQPDAILLDVMMPGMDGIATFQHLQANSVTQGIPVILLTAKAQISEQQEFVKLPVVGIITKPFKAPDLVKQMRSLLSWNE
- a CDS encoding PAS domain S-box protein — translated: MENTQKSREELLAEIESLRERLAMSEETLQAIQKGEVDALVISTQEGERIFTLQSADHSYRLIVEKMQQGAAIVSTKGLILYCNKSFANLLKQPIEKLIGSQFSRLIYLPHLSIFERLVEQAEKNELSSAELFLTTYDSGEIPVYLSVNHQNLGDASINCIVITDLTEQKLQEKIIASERLARLILEEAGEAILVCNHSGQIIGASHVANRLWGENLQHQSFDKLSPLYWVPDRSSPTSQQELNDQTNSQFTHCQLAFSITSVLRGKSYQGSEVQLQRQDGQVFNLVLNARPLTDLDNHFRGCVVILTDITRRKHAELAMQQREEILQLFFKYVPTGIAMFDRQMRYLIASQRWIEEYNLESIESLLGQSHYDIFPDIPERWKQIHQRCLAGATERCEADCFEREDGSIHWIRWEVRPWYLLNQEIGGIILFAEDITKRRQTEASLQESQLQLQHQLAEIEAIYQSAPIGLNILDSNLRFVRINQRLAEINGLPIEAHLGRTVREVLPEMADSAEKLLRSILETGEPVLNVEISGETPAQPGIQRTWLESFLPLKDGDRIIGISTVCEEITNRKKAEEELRRAKEELEIRVAERTEKLKKVNDRLQEELFKRGRIEKQLRHSEARYRAIVEDQTEMIVRFAPDSTIRFVNQAYCRYFGIEENEIIGKSYNPVIYEADQEKVAELVQSMSIENPTVIIENRVIDGRGEVRWTQWVNRMLFDQGGNLLEVQAVGRDITQLKQIEQALRESKERLLLALEASGDGIWDWNLVTNEIYYSPQYLQMLGYEPDELPHTVETWEQLVHPDDMCWVKELLAQYLQNKAVCYQFDYRLQTKSGEWKWIADYGKVVARDEKGNPLRMIGTHQDINDRKIMEAALRHSEEQRRLALDLSHLGFWDLHIPSGNLTWNDNHFKLLGLPASSTAPNYQDWRNCIHPEDVEYSEENFLNSIKNHIDYGSEYRVVHPDGSVHWLMARGRAIYDEDNQPLRSLGVILDISERKEMEASLQESDRRWRSLLDNVQLVVIGLNINGNVEYANPFFLELTGYLLEEVIGQDWFDSFLTPGQKISTKLVFREVLEHNFHTHYQNPIVTKLGEERMIAWSNTILQDTSGQVIGTISIGEDITERYKVERMKAEFISVVSHELRTPLTSMQAALSLLSEKIIDPASEEGEATIQIATEGTDRLVRLVNDILDLERLESGKIRLEKHLCKVNDLVDTAIAQMQEMANQAELSLTANSCDFQIEADPDRLIQVLTNLFSNAIKFSPRYSVIQLSVNLMQLKETQSFLLFTVRDQGRGIPVNSLESIFERFHQVDASDSRDKGGTGLGLAICRSIVRQHGGEIWAESRMGEGSTFYFTIPMVREEN
- a CDS encoding circadian clock KaiB family protein yields the protein MPSEANDDDVSASFEQALANQDKHQYRLRLYIAGTTPRSMLAIQSLKSLCETYLQGRYELEVIDIYQASEQIKSDNIVAIPTLIKQLPLPLRRVIGDLSNTEKVLLGLDILPK
- a CDS encoding circadian clock KaiB family protein is translated as MNQDNEVNVSDAKQWQLRLYVAGQTPKSVAAFANLKKLCEEHLHNQYQIEVIDLLQNPHLAKQDQILAIPTLVRKLPRPIRQIIGDLSNQDKVLLGLDITPIKS